Proteins encoded together in one Vibrio lentus window:
- a CDS encoding efflux RND transporter periplasmic adaptor subunit, whose translation MKTKIIALAALLGVSTTQVTLAQATELIGHVQGLNKHSVVAEVPGVVAMNNLEVGDAVNQQQVLAQIKADDFKFSVNKAKANLELAEADLALRKATYNRYQALIKKNSLSMGELDTARAEFLSAKAAVSVAQIDYQQSQVDLENTQIESLISGYISNKPAQSGAWVSEGDLLYEVVNIDKVTLSFMASEYDLKHFTVGQGVVVWSETNPEIKMEASVQRIGVEMQNLTYPVLVEITNQGHQFKPGMSVYASTDLAVKNMTTAQVALGQTASNEGKGQ comes from the coding sequence ATGAAAACTAAAATTATCGCGCTGGCAGCACTTCTCGGTGTCTCAACGACTCAAGTAACACTAGCTCAAGCAACCGAGCTAATCGGCCACGTTCAAGGCTTAAATAAACACAGTGTTGTGGCAGAGGTGCCCGGTGTCGTGGCGATGAATAATCTTGAAGTGGGGGATGCTGTAAACCAACAGCAAGTACTTGCTCAAATTAAAGCCGATGATTTTAAGTTTAGCGTTAATAAAGCCAAAGCAAATCTTGAGCTTGCAGAGGCGGATCTTGCGCTACGAAAAGCAACCTATAACCGCTATCAAGCACTCATCAAAAAGAACAGCCTCTCAATGGGAGAGTTAGATACAGCACGTGCCGAGTTTCTCAGTGCTAAAGCGGCTGTTTCTGTCGCTCAAATTGACTATCAACAGTCTCAAGTTGATCTCGAAAACACGCAAATTGAGTCTCTTATCTCGGGCTATATCTCTAACAAACCCGCGCAATCGGGTGCTTGGGTGAGTGAAGGCGATTTGCTCTATGAAGTGGTCAATATCGACAAAGTCACCTTGTCATTCATGGCGAGTGAGTATGACTTAAAGCACTTTACTGTCGGTCAGGGCGTGGTTGTGTGGTCTGAAACCAACCCAGAGATAAAAATGGAAGCGAGCGTGCAACGCATTGGTGTCGAGATGCAAAATTTGACCTACCCAGTATTGGTCGAGATTACTAACCAAGGGCATCAATTTAAGCCAGGTATGTCGGTGTACGCCTCGACAGATCTTGCGGTGAAAAATATGACAACCGCTCAAGTCGCATTGGGTCAAACAGCATCAAACGAAGGTAAAGGGCAGTAA